The sequence below is a genomic window from Candidatus Limnocylindria bacterium.
GCCGTACGTACCGCGCGACCGTCTCGATGCGTCGGCCGACGAACACGGCGCGGTGCGCGTGCGACCCGATGCCGACGCGCTGCGGCTCGGGTGGGTTGGGATCACCTCGTACGCCGGCCGCCTCGACGCGTTCCTGGGAGAGGTCGCCGCCTCGGGTCGCGACCTGCGCGTGGTCGCGTCGCCCCAGGCCGCGCGGCTCGCCGAGCTGCTCGCCGACCGCGACGTGACCACCGCGCCGCGCGACACCGTTCCCGAAACGCCGTCGGACGGGGCGCTCGTCCTCGCGCACGTCGGCCTCGCGGAGGGCTTCGCCGTGCCGGAGCTGGCGCTCCGCGTGTTCACCGACGCGGAGGTCTTCGGCTTCCGCAAGCCGCGGCATCCCGAGCGCCGCCGCCGGCGCGTCGCGGTCGGCTCGTTCCTCTCCGATCTCAAGCCGGGCGACCACGTCGTGCACGAGGACCACGGCATCGCGCGGTTCGAGCGCTTCATCACGCGCGAGATCGCTGGCGTCGTGCGCGAGTACCTCGAGCTCCGTTTCGCCGGCACCGACGTCGTCGCGCTGCCGACCGAGCGCGTGGACCGCGTGACGCGCTACGTCGGCGGGACGCCACCGGCGTTGTCCGCGCTTGGCGGGCGCGACTGGGCCGTGACGAAGCGCAAGGCGAAGAAGGCGGCGGAGGAGATCGCGCGCGAGCTCATCCGGCTCTACGCCGCACGGGAGACGATCAGCGCGTACGCGTTCGGCAAGGACACGCCCTGGCAGATCGAGATGGAGAACGCGTTCCCGTTCACCGAGACACCCGACCAGCTCGCGGCGATCGAGGACGCCAAGCGCGACCTCGAGCGCGCGCGGCCGATGGACCGTCTGGTGGTAGGCGATGTCGGCTACGGCAAGACCGAAGTCGCTTTGCGCGCGGCGTTCAAGGCCGTGCAGGACGGCAAGCAGGTCGCGGTGCTCGTTCCCACCACCGTCCTCGCGCAGCAGCATTTCGAGACGTTCTCCGAGCGGCTCGCGACGTTCCCCGTGCGCGTCGCGATGCTCTCGCGCTTCCGCACGCCGCCCGAGCAGCGCGAGGTCGTCGCGCAGCTCGAGACCGGCGAGGTCGACATCGTCATCGGCACGCACCGCCTACTCCAGAAGGACGTGCGCTTCCGCGACCTCGGCCTCTTGGTCATCGACGAAGAGCACCGCTTCGGCGTGAAGCACAAGGAGCGCATGAAGCAGATGCGTACCGAGGTGCACGTCCTCTCGATGACCGCGACGCCGATCCCGCGCACGCTCCATATGGCCCTTTCCGGCGTCCGCGACATCAGCGTCATCGAGACGCCGCCCGAGGATCGCCAACCGATCGAGACACACGTCGTCGAGCGCACCGACGACGTGCTTCGTGAAGCGATCCTCCGCGAGCTCGACCGCGGTGGGCAGGTCTTCTTCGTCCACAACCGCGTCCAGGGGATCGAGCACGAGACACAGCGCCTCCGCGCTCTCGTGCCGCAGGCGCGGTTCATCGTCGGGCACGGTCAGATGGACGAGCGGAAGCTCGAACGTGTCATGGTGGAGTTCGCGGACGCGGAGCACGATGTCCTCGTCTGCACGACGATCATCGAATCGGGTCTCGACATCCCGAACGTGAACACGATCGTGATCGACCGCGCGGGCCAGCTCGGCCTTGCGCAGCTCTACCAGCTGCGTGGGCGCGTCGGCCGCAGCGCCGCGAAGGCGTACGCGTATCTGCTGCACGAGAAGCAGGAGCGGCTGTCTGACGACGCTCGGAAGCGACTCCAAGCGGTGTTCGAGGCGAGCGAGCTCGGCGCGGGCTTCAAGATCGCGATGCACGACCTGGAGATCCGCGGCGCCGGCAACATCCTCGGCGCCGAGCAGCACGGGCACGTCGCGGCCGTCGGCTTCGAGCTCTACACGCAGCTTCTCGAGGAGGCGGTCAACGAGCAGCGTGGCGAGCCGAAGGCCGAGGCGCTCCCGGAGGTCACTGTGGACCTCGCGCTCTCGACCGCGATCCCCGACGAGTATGTCCCGAGCCGTCAGCGCAAGCTCGAGCTCTACCGTCGCATCGCCGAGCTGCGGTCGCTCGACGATCTGAGCGCGCTGCGCGACGAGCTGCGCGATCGCTACGGTCCGCCGCCCGATCCCGTGCGCAACCTCCTGTACGGCGTCGAGGTGAAGCTGCGCGCGGTCAGCGCCGGCGCGACCGAGGTGCGCGCACGGGGTCCGGAGCTGCGTCTGGTGCTCGCGCGCGACATCACGTCCGCGCAGCGCGGCGCGGTCACGCGCGCGTTCCCCAAGGCGCAGACGGGCCAGCGGCAGATCCGCCTCTCGGTGCTCGATACGCGCGGCGACTGGCGCGACGCGCTCACGCGCCTGCTCGATCTGGTCGCCGCGTGATCTGGCTCTACTCCGCTTTCCTCGTCGCCTGGGGGAACGCGCAGCCACCGCTCATTGGCGCGAGCGCCATCCTCCCCGGCGGGAGCGGGGATTACGTTGTCGCGGGCGTCGGGCTCATCGCGGTGGCGCTCGCCGTCGCTTACCGCGGGCGCCTCGATGCCGGCGCGCTCGGGCTCGCGCGAGCACGTCTCGCGCGCGGGCTTGCGGTCGGGGCATTCGCCGGATCGACTCTGGCGCTCGCGAGCCTCGCCGCGCTCCAGGTCGCGCCGGCGCTTACCGGTCGGCCGATTCTCTACGAGCCGCTCTACCGGGTCTCGGGCGCGGAGTTGGCGACACATATCGCTGTGTTCCTGCCGCTCGGTGTGGTCTTGCCGGAAGAGCTCGCGTTCCGTGGCACACTCTTCGGGCTGCTCCGACAAATGGGCACGCGCTCCGCGATCGTCGGCTCCGGTGCGACGTTCGCGCTGTGGCACTCCGCGGTCGC
It includes:
- the mfd gene encoding transcription-repair coupling factor; this translates as MASTATSVSAARLGGILALADRSERFRELAERLEDRRSTKIADASAGARAFAWAALVEVARRSVVVVAPSEDRARRWRAELAAWLGEERVLSFPERETMPYEVGTASAGAVHQRLLTLWRAHTAAEPVAVVASLRALMQHTIAPEHLRERGRTLRAGDRVSWNETAAWLFELGYEPVAEVSEPGSFSRRGGILDVYPASADMPVRIELFGDDIETLRRFDPVTQRSQDAIDAVDVLPAREYSLEGAPALAERLAALGWDVRRDEEDELQAYASLVEALREGRASPGTDAFAPALGATASLLDHLGERATVVFEDSVELGLTHDAHEAQADERREELREHGLAVAAFPPPYVPRDRLDASADEHGAVRVRPDADALRLGWVGITSYAGRLDAFLGEVAASGRDLRVVASPQAARLAELLADRDVTTAPRDTVPETPSDGALVLAHVGLAEGFAVPELALRVFTDAEVFGFRKPRHPERRRRRVAVGSFLSDLKPGDHVVHEDHGIARFERFITREIAGVVREYLELRFAGTDVVALPTERVDRVTRYVGGTPPALSALGGRDWAVTKRKAKKAAEEIARELIRLYAARETISAYAFGKDTPWQIEMENAFPFTETPDQLAAIEDAKRDLERARPMDRLVVGDVGYGKTEVALRAAFKAVQDGKQVAVLVPTTVLAQQHFETFSERLATFPVRVAMLSRFRTPPEQREVVAQLETGEVDIVIGTHRLLQKDVRFRDLGLLVIDEEHRFGVKHKERMKQMRTEVHVLSMTATPIPRTLHMALSGVRDISVIETPPEDRQPIETHVVERTDDVLREAILRELDRGGQVFFVHNRVQGIEHETQRLRALVPQARFIVGHGQMDERKLERVMVEFADAEHDVLVCTTIIESGLDIPNVNTIVIDRAGQLGLAQLYQLRGRVGRSAAKAYAYLLHEKQERLSDDARKRLQAVFEASELGAGFKIAMHDLEIRGAGNILGAEQHGHVAAVGFELYTQLLEEAVNEQRGEPKAEALPEVTVDLALSTAIPDEYVPSRQRKLELYRRIAELRSLDDLSALRDELRDRYGPPPDPVRNLLYGVEVKLRAVSAGATEVRARGPELRLVLARDITSAQRGAVTRAFPKAQTGQRQIRLSVLDTRGDWRDALTRLLDLVAA
- a CDS encoding CPBP family intramembrane glutamic endopeptidase, coding for MIWLYSAFLVAWGNAQPPLIGASAILPGGSGDYVVAGVGLIAVALAVAYRGRLDAGALGLARARLARGLAVGAFAGSTLALASLAALQVAPALTGRPILYEPLYRVSGAELATHIAVFLPLGVVLPEELAFRGTLFGLLRQMGTRSAIVGSGATFALWHSAVAVVTVGDTTMAPPSPWFLPAVGGALVAVFVGGVALATLRLAVRSLGASIAAHWTFNALLLVGLWATQPDLRLAP